The DNA window CACATCCGGCCGGGCCGGGAGAAGTCCTCGCTCGGGCCGGTGTAGTAGATGGCGCCGTCGCTGGTGGGGGCGAGGCAGCACTCGATGCGGCGGACCTGCTCGGGGATGTCGAAGTGGGTGCCGTGCAGCTCGCTGATCGCCTTGTCGGCGAGCGCCTGCATCCAGTCCCGGAACGCCTCCTTGCCCTGGATGGTCCGGGCCGGGTCCGCGTCCAGAGCGCGCACGGCGTCGTCGATCGTGGCGCCCGGACCCACGATGCGCGCGGCAACGGCGCGCATCTCACTCTCCAGGCGGGCCAGCTCGGCGAAACCCCAGGCGTACGTCTCGTCGAGGTCGACCTTGGCGCCGAGGAAGTACTGCGAGGCCAGCTCGTAGCGTTCCCGGCCGGCGGCCTGCTTCTGCCGGCCACGCGGGGCCAGCTCGGTGCGGAGGAACTGCCCGAACTCGGCCGTGGCGGCCGTCGCGGCGGCCGCGCCCCTGCGCAGCTCCGTGCCGAGCGCGCCCTCGGCGCCGAGCCGCTCGGCGAGGCCGTGGAAGAAGTTGTCGCCGTTCGGGTCGACCCAGATGTCGCACTGCTTGGCGACCTCGACGAGCTGCACCTGCGAGCTGACCTGGCCGGCCGCCGCGGCCTCGCGCAGCGTGCGCTTGTAGCCCTCCAGCGCGCCGGCGAAGCCGTTGAGCCGGGCGGCCACGTTCGCCTTGGCGTCGTCGCCCTCGGTCGGCATGAGGTCGAAGACCATCCGCAGGTCGTGCAGCCCGCTGGCGATCACGTTGACCTCGCTGCCGGTCTCGCCGGCCTCGTAGCGGGCGAGCTCCAGGCCGAGGCGCTCCTGCATCGCCTCCTTGGCGGTCCGCTCCGCCTCGGTGTCCGGCTCGGTCACGTCGAGGTCGGCCAGCGTGCGCCGGGTCAGGTCGGCGCGGGCCGCGTAGCCCTCCGGGGAGAGGTCGTCGAGCTGGTCGTCGTAGCCGGCGATGCCGACGTAGGTGGCCCCGGTCGGGCTCAGCGGAGCCCAGTCGGCCACGTAGCGGTTGGCGAGGTCATCGATTCGTCCCACGGTGCGACCCTACGTGACCGGGCCACCTGGTTGTCGACGCTGTTCGCCATGTTGGCGGGGGCGGTCCGGGTGCCGTCGGGCGGATGTGGCGGTCGACACGGCGTCCGAATATCGCGGGACTTCGTCGTACCCCTGCGGCAGAGTGTCAGGGGTGACAGTGGATATCACTCCTGACCGGGCGCCGCTGCGCAGCTGGCTGCCCGGGTTCATCGCACTCGGCGTGATCTGGGGTTCCAGCTTCCTCTTCATCAAGGTGGGGGTGGCCGAGCTGCACCCCCTGCACCTCACCCTCTACCGCGTGGCCACCGGCGCCGCGACGCTGCTGGTGGTGCTGGCCGTGCTGCGCGACCGGCTGCCCCGCGAGCCCCGGGTCTGGGCGCACCTCGTGGTGGTGGCCGCCTTCGGTGTCGCGCTGCCGTTCACCCTGTTCGGCTTCGGCGAGCAGCGGGTCGAGTCGATGCTCGCCGGCATCTGGAACGCCACCACGCCACTGATCGTGCTGCCGCTGGCGGTGCTGGTGTTCCGCACCGAGCGGCTGACCGTGCGGCGCGCGGTCGGCCTGGGGCTGGGCTTCGCCGGTGTGCTCGTGGTGCTCGGCGTCTGGGAGGGCGTGGGCGGGTCGCACTTCACCGGCCAGCTCATGTGCCTCGGGGCGGCCGCCTGCTACGGCGTGGCGATCCCCTACCAGAAGAAGTTCATCGCGGGCAGCGCGTACTCCGGGCTGTCGCTGTCGGCGGCGCAGCTGCTGGTGGCGACCGCGCAGCTCGCGCTGGTCGCGCCCCTCGTGGCGGGCGCGCCGCCGGTGCCCACCGGGCTCTCCGCGAAGGTGGTGGCCTCCGTGCTGGCGCTCGGCGCGCTCGGCACCGGGCTGGCCTTCGTGATCAACCTGCGCAACATCCGGGTCGCGGGAGCGAGCACGGCGTCCACCGTCACGTACCTGATCCCGGTGTTCGCGGTGCTGGTCGGCGCGGTGGTGCTCGGCGAGCGGATGAACTGGCACCAGCCGGTGGGCGCCCTGGTCGTGCTGCTCGGCGTGGCCGTCGCGCAGGGCATGCTGGGCCGGCGCCGGCCCGCCCGGACCTCCGCCCCGGCCACCCGTCCGGCGGTGCCGGCGGGTCGCTGACCGCCGGATCGGCGCGGTGGCGGGTCCGCGGCTCCGGATGCCGCCACCGCGGCGCGGCGGCGGCCTCGTTCAGCGGCGGCCGGCCGTCCACTTCACCAGGCGGTCGGCCTTCCAGGTGTTGACCACCCGGTCCGCCGGCACCCCGCAGAGCGCGGCGCGTTCGCAGCCGAAACGCTGCCAGTCCAGCTGGCCGGGGGCGTGCGCGTCGGTGTTGATGGCGAACCAGCAGCCGGCCTCCAGGGCGCGGCGGATCAGCCGCTTCGGCGGGTCCTGCCGCTCCGGCCGGGAGTTGATCTCGACGGCCACGTCGTGCTCCGCGCAGGCCGCGAAGACCGCCTCCGCGTCGAAATCGCTCTCCTTGCGGGTACGCGCCCGGTGCCCCCGGTCGCCCGGGCCGGTCACCCCCGCCGGCCGGGAGGAGACCATCCGCCCGGTGCAGTGACCGAGGATGTCCAGGTGCGGGTTGGCGATCGCGGCCAGCATCCGACGGGTCATCTTCGCCCGGTCGTCGTTGAGGCCGCTGTGCACCGAGCCGACCACCACGTCGAGGCGGGCCAGCAGCTCGTCGTCCTGGTCCAGCGAGCCGTCGGCCAGGATGTCCACCTCGATGCCGGTGAGGATGCGGAAGCCCTTCGGCAGCGCCTCGTTCACCGCGGCCACGTGGTCGAGCTGCTTGCGCAGCCGGTCCGCCGTGAGCCCCCGGGCCACCTTGAGCCGGGGCGAGTGGTCGGTGAGCACCACGTACTCGTGCCCCAGCTCGACGGCGGCCAGGGCCATCTCCTCGATGGGTGAGCCGCCGTCGGACCAGTCCGAGTGGGTGTGGCAGTCGCCGCGCAGCGTGTCCCGCAGCTTCGCCGCGGCCTCGTCCAGGTCGGTGCCCTCGGTGGCGAGCAGCCGGCGCAGGTAGACGGGCTCCTCGCCGGCCAGGGACTCGGACACGCAGCGGGCCGTGACGTCACCGACCCCGGACAGCTCGGTGAGCTTGCCGGTGCGGGCCCGCTCGGCCACCTCGCCGGCGGGCAGGGCGCCGAGCGCGTTGGCCGCCGACCGGAACGCCCGGACCCGGTAGGTGGCCTCGTTCGCCCGCTCCAGCAGGAACGCGATCCGCCGCAGGTCGGCGATGGGGTCCCGGGCAGTCATGCCCTGCAAACTACGCGCCCGGACCGCCCGCCGCGCGGCGTCGCCCGGGGTGTCGGGAGTGGACGGCGTCAGCCGGCCGCGGCGGAGCCGCTCGGCGCCTTCGGGCAGCCGTGCCGGCGCTGCCAGGCGGTCACCTCGGCGGCCGGCGCGCGGTTGCCCCGCTTGCGCCACGAGTCGAGGTACTTCGCCGGCCAGACGACGCCCCGCCGGATCCACCAGTCGTCGTGGCCGGTGCACTTCGGCGAGAGCCCGAAGTGCAGGTGGCAGACGTTGTTGGCGTTGCCGGTGTGGCCCACCTTCCCGAGCTGCTGACCGGCCCGGACGCGGACGCCGGCGTCGACGCCGGCGGCGATCGCGCTCAGGTGCGACCCGTAGTAGCGGACCCCGTCGTCACCGAGCAGCGACACCGACAGCCCGCCGTTGTTCGGGCCGAGCGGCCCGCGCCGGCTGAAGCGGTCCACCCGGCTCACCTCCAGGATCACGCCGTCGGTGACCGCCACCACCGGCTCGCCGCAGTCGGCGAAGATGTCCGTCCCCGGGTACGCGGAGTGGGTGGGGTGGTAGTCGACGTTGCCGGCGCGGACCGGGAAGACGTGCCGCGACCCGGTGCGGCTCGGCGACGGGGACGGCGTGGGCGGCGCGGCCGACGTGGCCGGGCCGCTCGGCGGGGCGGCCTGCGCCCCGGTGGCCGGCGCGCTCGGGCTCTGCCACGAGTTGCCCGGCGCCGCCGTGGGCCCGCCGCCCGGGGCGCATCCCGCGGCCAGCGCCGCCACGAGCAGCAGGACCGGGTACGCCGGACGCGTGCGGCGTCCGATCGATGACGAGCGCATCCGGCCATCCTGGCAGACCACTACCGTAGGGACGAACGCTGAGACGGGTCCGGCCGGAGCCGTCGCTCTGCGTGACCTCGATCCGTCTACGGTCCGTGAAGGAGACAGCGGTGACGAACGGGTGGCACGGCGTGGCCGGGGAGCCCGGCGCGGGTCCGGCGCGCCCGCTGCCGCGTACACCGTCCGGGCTCTTCCCGTCCGGTGCGCCGATGCGCCCGAGCTACCGCGAGCCGTACCCGGTGACCGGCGCCGGCGTCGCGGCCGGCGCGGTGACCGCGTTCGTCTGGCTGCTGCTGTTCGGCCTGCTCGGGCGGGACGTGCCCGGCTACGCCTGGTGGACGCTGCTCGCCGGCGGGCTGGCCTGGCTGGCCTCCGTCGTGCTGGTCCGCCTCGGCGACCGGGGGGTGGCCACCGGGGTCGCGATCGTCACGGCGGGTGGCTGGAGCATCGCCGCCGCGGTCGTCGCGGTGCGCTGGGCGCAGAGCGGCGACTGGCCGCTCTGGTGACGGTCCGTGCCGGTTTCGCTGCGTAGCGAAGACCATCTTGACGTACGCGCGGTGACGGTCCACCCTCGCGGTATGGCCTGGATCACCCCGCCGCGGCTCGACCCCGAACGGAGCCGCCGCCGCCTGCAACTCCTCGCCGAGCTGGCCGGTGCCCGCACGGTGCGGCAGCGTGAACGGCCGCAGCAGCGGGCCCGCTCCGAACGCCTGCGCGAGCTGATCGCGACCCGCCGGCGCATCGCCGGCTGACCGACTTTCTCCAGGTTCGACCGGCCCTTCGGGGCGTTGACCGGTCGCCTGCCGACCCGACCGGTTAACGTGCATCGCGTGACGAGTCGGCGTGCTGCCGAGGCCAATTTGGGGGGACCGTGTCGTACTTCGCTGCTGCCGCGGCGCGCGTCGAGGGCGCCTGGACCGCCGACGAGGTGAACCTGCGGGGGGTCACCGACATCGAGGAGGTGGCCGACCGGCTGCGCGACGTCGAGCCGGACGCCGACGTCTCCCTGCTGTTCGTCGAGGCCGACGACACGTACCTGGTGATCCTGCGCTTGGACGAGGGGGAGGACCTGCGGGTCTTCGGCTCCGACTCGGCGTACGCGGAGGAGTCCCGGCTGGGCGCGCTGCTGGTCGGGGACCTGAAGACCTCGGTCACCGGCCTGGAGGACGCCGACGAGCCGCGCCCGGCCGCCGGTGGCGACGAGGAGACCGAGCAGCCCGCCGTGGACCCGGAGGCCGACCCGGTGGGCGATGCGGACCTCCTCGCCGACCTGGGCATCCCCGCGCCGAAGCTGCTCGCCCTCTGCGGCCACGAGGGGATGATGCCGGCCGACGTCACGGCCGAGATCTGCCAGGTGCTCGGCTGCGCCGACGAGGTCGAGGAGCTTCGTGAGGTCTGAGCCACCCGGCCCGGAGTGGACCGGCGGGGCGGAGCCGGCTGACGCGACCGACCCGGCGCTGGAGACCGTACGCCCCGGGCAGCCGACCCCGGGCCGGCCGGCACGCGTCGGTCCGGGCGCGGACGAGGGCCTGGCCGAGCTGGACGGCGTGGGTCGCCGGCAGCGGCACGAGCTGTGGATGCGCCGGGCCCTGGAGGTCGCGGTGACCGGCCCGGACAGCGTCCCCGGCGACGGCGCCGACGCGGTCGAGGACGTCCCGGTCGGCGCCGTGGTCTACGGCCCGGACGGCGCCGAACTGGCGATCGGCCGCAACGAGCGGGAGCTGACCGGCGACCCGACGGCGCACGCCGAGGTCCTGGCGCTGCGCCGGGCCGCCGAGCGGCTGGGCCGCTGGCGGCTGGAGGGCTGCACCCTGGTCGTGTCCCTGGAGCCGTGCACGATGTGCGCGGGCGCCATCGCCCTGGCCCGGATCTCCACGGTGGTGTTCGGGGCGTGGGAGCCGAAGACGGGCGCCGTCGGCTCGCTCTGGGACGTGCTGCGCGACCGCCGCCTCACCCACCGCCCCGAGGTGTACGGCGGGGTGCGGGAGGCGGAGAGCGCAGCCCTCCTGCGCGCCTTCTTCCGGTGAGGAAGGGCCCCTTCTTAACGCCTCAGGTAGAGCAGGGGTCCCCTGTTAACACGCCCGCGCCCGCTCAGGCGGGCAGGGGGGCCGGACGCAGCAGGGTCGCGGCCACCGCCCGGGCCGCCTCGGTCCAGGCGGTCGGGCGCAGGGTGGCAGGATCCAGCCGGACGATCGACCGGGTGCCGTCGGCGTGCAGGACGCTGCCGTCCACCGAGCGGAACTCGAAGGCGTAGCGGGCGCTGCTCGTGCCGAAATGGTCCAGCCAGAAGTGCACCGCCACCGGGCCGACCCCGGTGACCGGGGCACGGTAGGCGATGGTGAACTCCCGGACGGCGTGGAACACGTCGGGGGCGGCGTGCACGTCGCCGCGGAAGGCGACGCCGCGCTCGGCCCAGTACGGCGTCAGGGCGCGCTCCAGCAGCACCGCGTAGCGGGCGTTGTGCAGGATGCCCATGGCGTCGAGGTCGTCGAAGTGCACCGGGACGTGCTCGACGTGCCCGAACTCGACAGGGGTCTGGCTCATGACGGGCCTTCCGGTAGCAGGGCCGGGTCGGGGCAGAGTGCCCGCAGCCGGTTCAGCAGGCCCCGGCGGGCGTGCTGGTAGGTGACGTCCGGGTCGAGCAGCCGGGACCGCATGACGGCGCTGATCCCCAAGGCGTCGATCTCGTACGCCAGTTGCGGGACGTCCAGGTCGGCGGGGAGTTCGCCGAGCTCGACGGCCTCCTGGACGAGGCGTTCGAGGAACGCGGTCCACCGGGCGAACGCCTCGGCGAGCCGGTCCCGGACCGGGCCGGGACGGGCGTTGTACTCGAAATCGGTGTTGGCGAAGAAGCAGCCGCCGGGGAGGACCCGGGCGGCGTAGAACTCGATGCGTGCCTCGTGCAGCGCGCGCAGTCGCCGGACGCCCCGGGGAGCGCGCAGGGCGGGGCCGACGATCCGCTCCTCCCACTGCGTCACGGCGCGCTCGACGGTGGCGAGTTGCAGCGCCTCCTTGGAGCGCCAGTGCGCGAAGAGGCCGGACTTGCTGACCCCGAGCCGGTCGGCGAGCTGGGCGAGGGAAAGCCCGTCCAGGCCGACCTCGGTGGCCATCGACACGGCGGTGTCCAGCACGGCGGTGCGGGTGCGGTCGCCGCGGGCGACGCGGCCGTCGGGGGTCATGCCGGCAGCGTAACAAGAACAAGCACGACCGGTCGTATTTATTCGGAGTGACCCCGGTAACGCCGACCGCCCCGCCACCTCAGCGGTGGCGGGGCGGTCGCGGATCGGGTCGGGTCAGGCGACAGCGGTGTCGAGGGCGATCTCGACCATCTGGCCGAACGTCTGCTCGCGCTCCTGCGACGTGGTCTTCTCGCCGGTCTTGATGTGGTCGCTGACGGTCAGGACGGTCAGCGCGCGGGCCTTGAACCGGGCCGCGATGGTGTAGAGCGCCGCCGACTCCATCTCCACCGCGAGCACGCCGTAGTCGGCCAGGGTGTCGTAGAGGTCCGGCCGGTCGGTGTAGAACGCGTCCGCCGCCAGGATCGGGCCGACCCGCATGGTGATGCCGCGCCGCTCGGCCACCTCGACGGCGGTACGCAGCAGCCCGAAGTCGGCCACCGGGGCGTAGTCGATCAACCCGTCGAACCGCATCCGGTTCATGTTCGAGTCGGTGGACGAGCCGATCGCCGCCACCACGTCGCGCAGCTGGAGGTCCTCGGTCAGGGCGCCGCAGGAGCCGACCCGGATCAGCGTCTTCACGCCGTACTCGTTGATCAGCTCGTGGGCGTAGATGGAGGCGGAGGGCATGCCCATGCCGGAGCCCTGGACGGAGACCTCGACGCCGTTCCAGCGGCCGGTGAAGCCCAGCATGCCGCGAACCGTCGTGTAGCAGCGGGCGTCCTCGAGGTAGGTCTCCGCGATCCACTTGGCCCGCAGCGGGTCACCCGGCATCAGGACCCGCTCGGCGATCTCTCCCGGCTCAGCGCCGATGTGCGTACTCATGGCAAGGATCCTGCCAGGCCGGGCGCGGGGATACCGGTTCGGTGTCCAGACCCGGGGTCCTGTACCCTACTCGGCGGTGGCGTGTCCGAGTGGCCTAAGGAGCACGCCTCGAAAGCGTGTGAGGGTTTACGCCCTCCGCGGGTTCAAATCCCGCCGCCACCGCTCGTGAAATGCGAGAACGCCCGGTCGATCCCGATGGATCGGCCGGGCGTTCCGCTTCCGGTCTCAGTTCCGGTCTCAGTTGGGTTCAAGGCGCCGTTTCATGGCCCTCTGCCGGTTTCTCCCACAGCAGCCCGCCGACGCGCTGGGCGATGTCCCGGCGCACCTGAGTCGTGACGTGCTGGTACCGGACCGCCATTGCCGAGTTCGACCAGCCCATGATGCCCATCACCGCTCGCTCCGCCACGCCGAGGATCAGCAGCACCGTGGCGGCCGTGTGACGGGCGTCGTGCAACCGACCATCCCGTAGACCAGCGAGCTTGAGTAGGCGCTTCCACTCGTCGTAGTCCGTACGGGGGTTGACCGGTCCACCGGTCGGCGTGGCGAACAGCCAGTCACCGTCCTCCCAGAGCTGGGCGGCGGTGACGCGCTCCTGGTCCTGCTCTTCGCGATGCTTTCGGAGCAGCGCGACCAGCTCGTCGGGGAGCCCGATGCTGCGCCGGCCAGCCCGGGACTTGGTCTCTGCGGTGTCGGCCCGTATCGGGCGACGGTCGGGGCAGTGCCCGCCATACTTCCGTCCGCACTGTGAGTGGCACCCGTGTTCCCACCTCGGCCGCTGTCGGCCGCGCCGAACGGTCAACGTCCCGGCGTCCAGGTCGACGTCCGACCAGCGCAGACCGAGCGCTTCTCCCTGCCGCAGCCCGAGGGCGAGTGCGACAGCCCACCGGGCGCTGTTGCGCCGATCGCGGGCCACGGCCAGGAGGCGTTGCACGTCCGCGACGGAGTACGGCTCGATTTCGCTCTCCGGCAGGCGCGGGGCCTTGGCGAGGGTGGCCGGGTTCTTGGCCAGGTGCCCGCGGCGCACCGCCTCGTTCAGTGCTGTACGGATGGTGCGGTGCGCCTGGTGCGCGGTCGCCGGGGCCCTTCCGTTCTCCTGCATCCTCCGGTAGAAGCGCTCCAAGTGCTCGGGCTCCAACCGCTCGAGGCGATGCCCACCAAGCCCGGGAATGAGGTGCCGGTAGACCGCCACGCGGTAGCCGGCGAGGGTGTTCTCACGCACGGCCGGTGCAGCGATATTCTCCACCCAGTGCGTCAGCCAGGTCTTGACCGTCCAGCGTTGGCCGGCTTTTCGGACCGTGCCGGTGTCCCGCTCTCGCTCCAGGAGACGCACCTTCTTGATGACAGCGGCTTCGGTCTTCCCCCGTACGTGCCGCCGATCAGGGGACCCGTCGTTCTTCACGCCGACGGTGACCCGTCCATGCCAGGAACCGTCGGCGCCGAGATAGACGCTTGACGCCCCGTTGGGTTTGCGTCCCATTGGTTGGCTCCTTCCTCAGGCGGCGGGGTCGAGTGGCGTCGGTTCGGCGAGCAGGTGTTGCACGTACTCGTCGAGGCAGAACGTGGGTACGCGGCGGAGGCGACCGATGGTGACGGTGCGGATTTGGCCTGCCTTGATGAGGGCGTACATGGTGGTCCGGCCGATGCCGAGACGCTGAGCGGCTTCTTCGATGGTGAGTAGTTCTCGGGGGTTCATCGCATTCCTTTCGCTGGCGTTGAGTTACGCGGCGGTGGGCATGGTTGTGCTGGTGGTGCCGAGCTCGTGGGCGAGTTCTTCGCGGCCGGTGGTTCGTCGCTCGCGGGCCATCGCGGCGGCGGTGTTGGCGAGGAGCGCGTCTCCGCTGGTGTGCCAGCCGACGCCGGCGAAGGTGAGGGTGCCGACGATGAGCGTCGTTTCCCCGTCGACGTGGTCGACCGGCGGGCCGCCGGCGGGCGTGTGCTCGTGGGCCTGGTCCTCGTGCCGCCGGAACGCGACGCGGGTGTCGCGCAGGAGTTGGAAGGTCACGGAGTAGTGGCGGCCTTTGGTGAGGAAGTGGCCGCCGTAGCCGAGCATGTGCGCCCATCGCCGTAGCCGGGCGTAAGGGTTGGCCGTCAGTGCGCTGACCGATTGGGTGTCAAGGGCGGCTTGACGGGCGGCTGTGCAGGTGGGGCAGGCGGCGTAGCGGGTGTGGGTGCCGCAGTCTGGGCATTTCCAGCGGTCGACGAAGCCGGGCCGGGGCCGGGTCTCTCGGGGCCGGTCGGACAGCGGCTGAGGCGTGCCGGTGGGTCGGCCGATGCGCCAGCAGGCGTCGATGAGGCGGGCGGTGTGGTCCCCGTCGGGGTCGGCGTAGTCGCCGATGGTGTCCGCAGTCAGGCGGGTGGAGGTGTGCCCGGTGGCCTCGGTGCTCTTGGTGGCGTACTTGGCAAGGTATCCGGCGACCATGCCGTCGGTGACCTCGCCCGCTGCTCCGCTGCTGATCGGTCGGATGTCGAGGCCCTTGGACGGGTCGCCCCATGCGATCGGCCAGCCCTGGGGCTTGTCTGGGTGCGGCGGGGTGTGGAAGGCGATCTGAGCGGCAGCCGTCTGGAACGCGTCGATGAGGTCGTCGACGGTGAACCCGGCCGGTGGCGGGACGATCGCGTCGGGGTCGTCCGGGTTGACGCCGTCGAGGCGGGCGATGGCGTGGAAGTGCACCGCGGCTCGGGCTTGCAGTTCGGCGACCTTGCCGGGCGAGAGCCGGACCGGGGCGACCTTGCGTGTCTTGCCGGAGGCGGTGACGACCTCGACGCGGGGGATGCCGCGTTGGCGGGCGAGCTTGGCGAGGTGACGTTGGGCGGCTTGCTTGGTGCGGTGCCACAGCTCGCCGGAGAACAGGTTCCAGACGACCTGGTGGTCGTGGTCGTAGCAGTCCAGGCACAACGGCCGCCCCAGCACAGCGTCACCGGCTTCGTGCCGTGCCCAGCAGACGGCGGGCCGGCCGTGCGGGCAGAGGCCGGCGGTGGGGTCGGTAGCGCGGCGGGCGTGGCAGGGTTCGGCGCGGCAGTCGCAGCGCTTCCGGTTGGTGCAGGTGTGCCGCTTGACCACCCGGGAGTGGACGGTGCCGAACGATGGGGCGGTGAAGGTGACGAACACCGCCGGCTGCGAGGCGACTGATTCGGGGACGCCCTTGCCGCCGACGAGGCCGGCGCGCAGGAGTTGGAAGGCGTCGCGCTGGTAGGTCTGGGCGCAGGAGGGGCAGACGGTGGCGCGGCGGTTTCCGCAGGCGGTGTAGATAGCGGCGTCAGGCATGGCGTCGGTGTGCCGCTGCTCCAAGACCCGGCCCGTTGAGGCGTCGACGGTGAGGAGCTGCCCGGCGAGGCGGATGGGGCGGGTGCAGCCGGCGGCGGCGCGGACGTGTTCGAGCCAGCCGAAGTAGTCGGGTCGGGTGGCGCGTTCGAACGCGGACCCGGCGGCGGTGTAGCCGAAGACGGGCGGAATGGTGTCGGCGTTCGAGCCCACCCCCCGGGCCGAGGTCCGGGGGGTGAGGTCCAGCGCCGAGGCCATCAAGCCGCCACCCCAGCGGTGGGGTGGTGGTTGGTGATGGTGCGTTCGGTGACGATGACCCGGCAGGCGCCGCACTGACGCTTGGCCGGCTCATGCCGATGACACGGGATGGTGGTGGTCACCTGACCGCAGCGGATGGTGACCGGTGCCCGGCAAGGGCCGCCGGGGATGACGTCGACGAGCACCCGACGGATGTCGTAGGGGTGCGGTTCCGGGTGGGCGGGGCAAGTGTGGATGACCTGCTCGACGTCGACGAGGTAGGTGGTCATCGGGCACCACCAGTCAGGGTGGTGAGGAGCTGCCCGGCGACGGCCGGGGCGACATCCAGGCGGTCGGCCAGCTCGGCGGGCGTGATCGGTTGGCCGGTGAACTGTTCGTGCTGCACGGCCGCGAAGCGGGCCATGGGCAGCAGGTGGGTAGGGACGTCGACCAGCTCCGGGGCCGGCACGGCGACAGGTTCCGGCTCGACAGCCGGGGCCGGCGAGGTGGCCGGGGTCGGTTCCGGGGCCGGGGTGATGGCAGCCGGCGGTGCCGGCTCGGTGGTGACCTGCTCGGCCACCTGAACCCGGAGGGGCTCGGCCGGCTCAGCCGCCGGCGTGGTGTCCTCCCGCACGGGGGCGGGAGCGAGGACGAGCTTCACCAGAGCCATGAACGCCAAGGCCGGAACAGCGGACAGGAGCCATCCGGAGGGGCTGGGCTTGGCGACCGCCAGCTGTGCGGCCAGGGAGAGGCCGGCGGCGGCGATGAGCAGGAACAGCGGGTAGCCGATCGGAGCGCCGGCCCGGCGGCGTCGGCGGATGGTGAGCAGGGAGGCGATGGGGACGAGTTCGGAGATGACGGCGTTGGCCCAGCCGAACCACTCCCCGGTCCCAGTCGGGGAGTTGGCGAGGGTCCAGTCCTTGACGTGAGTGAAGGAGGCGGCGCCGGCGAAGCCGGCGACGGTGAGCAGGATGAGGACCAGGACCAGGCCCTCAACGCGGGTGCCCGTGGTGGGGTGGTCAGCGGCCATGGGTGCTCACCTCCCCAGAGGTGACGGCGCGCTGCTCGGCGGCCAGACCGGCGAGACCGACCCGGATGCCGGCGCAGGTGTTGCAGCCCTGGCCGTCGGGAACGGTGCAATCGGCGAGGTGTGCTTCCTGCACGATGCGCAGAGACTCGGCGTAGTAGCCGGACAGGAACCGTTCGAAGGACAGCTCACCGCGTACGGCGAAATCCTGGGCGAGGGCGGTGACGACATAGTCGTCCGGAGTCATCCGCTCCTGGGCGGCGAGGTTGGTGATGGCGGTGGTCATCGGGCACCTCCCGGGGTGCAGTCGAGGCAGGAGCCGGTACGGCGGGGGATGTAGTAGGGCTGCACGAGGCCGCAGTGGCGGCAGGTGCGCCGGGCGCGTAGGGCTTTGGCGATGGCCTCCCGCTGGGCGGGGGTGGCGGTGCGTTTGGGTGCGGCGAGGTCGAGGCGGTAGAGGTAGGCGACCCTTTTGCCGCGACGCCAGAGGATCTGCGCGACCGGGTCATGCCCTCCGGGTCGGAGGCCGGCGGCCCGCAGTTGCCGACGGGTGGCGAGCCCGTTCGGGGCGAGCCGATACGGGTAGGTCGGGAACTCCTCAGCGGTGCCGGCCGGGTAGGCGGTGGTGGTCATGCCGGGCCTCCCCAGCGCTGCTGGGCGGCCTGCCGCGAGATGCCCAGCCGTTGGCCGATCTCGGCCCAGGAGTAGCCGAAGGCCCGCAGACCGATGACGGCTTGACCGATGGCCTGGTCGAGGTCGGCGGAGAGGGCGACGAGGTCGCGGAGAGCTTCGACGTCTCCGGTGGCGACCCGGCGGCCGTGGGCGCGGATGATGCGTCGAGCGAAGGCCGCGAACTGGTCGTTCTCGACGACCTCACGGCGGCGGCGGGATCGCGGGATGTGCGTCAAGGTGTGCTTGACGGTGCTCATCGGTTCTCGCCTCCCGTGGTGTGGAGGCGGTCCCACTCGTCAGCGGCGCTCTCAAGCGCGGTGACGACCTGCTCGGCGGTACGGGTCGGATCGTCGTTCCATGAGTAGGGAGAGGTGTGCTCGTCGATGACGAAGCCGTCCTCG is part of the Micromonospora halotolerans genome and encodes:
- a CDS encoding DUF885 domain-containing protein translates to MGRIDDLANRYVADWAPLSPTGATYVGIAGYDDQLDDLSPEGYAARADLTRRTLADLDVTEPDTEAERTAKEAMQERLGLELARYEAGETGSEVNVIASGLHDLRMVFDLMPTEGDDAKANVAARLNGFAGALEGYKRTLREAAAAGQVSSQVQLVEVAKQCDIWVDPNGDNFFHGLAERLGAEGALGTELRRGAAAATAATAEFGQFLRTELAPRGRQKQAAGRERYELASQYFLGAKVDLDETYAWGFAELARLESEMRAVAARIVGPGATIDDAVRALDADPARTIQGKEAFRDWMQALADKAISELHGTHFDIPEQVRRIECCLAPTSDGAIYYTGPSEDFSRPGRMWWAVPQGITDFSTWREVTTVYHEGVPGHHLQVAQTAVRADLLNRWQRLLCWVSGHGEGWALYSERLMDELGYLEDPGDKLGMLDGQAFRAARVIVDIGMHLELEIPADNPFGFHPGERWTPELGWEFMRAHCRVPDENLRFELNRYLGWPGQAPSYKVGERIWLQAREDAKARKGADFDLKEFHRQALDLGSLGLDPLRRALARL
- a CDS encoding PHP domain-containing protein, whose translation is MTARDPIADLRRIAFLLERANEATYRVRAFRSAANALGALPAGEVAERARTGKLTELSGVGDVTARCVSESLAGEEPVYLRRLLATEGTDLDEAAAKLRDTLRGDCHTHSDWSDGGSPIEEMALAAVELGHEYVVLTDHSPRLKVARGLTADRLRKQLDHVAAVNEALPKGFRILTGIEVDILADGSLDQDDELLARLDVVVGSVHSGLNDDRAKMTRRMLAAIANPHLDILGHCTGRMVSSRPAGVTGPGDRGHRARTRKESDFDAEAVFAACAEHDVAVEINSRPERQDPPKRLIRRALEAGCWFAINTDAHAPGQLDWQRFGCERAALCGVPADRVVNTWKADRLVKWTAGRR
- a CDS encoding M23 family metallopeptidase, whose product is MRSSSIGRRTRPAYPVLLLVAALAAGCAPGGGPTAAPGNSWQSPSAPATGAQAAPPSGPATSAAPPTPSPSPSRTGSRHVFPVRAGNVDYHPTHSAYPGTDIFADCGEPVVAVTDGVILEVSRVDRFSRRGPLGPNNGGLSVSLLGDDGVRYYGSHLSAIAAGVDAGVRVRAGQQLGKVGHTGNANNVCHLHFGLSPKCTGHDDWWIRRGVVWPAKYLDSWRKRGNRAPAAEVTAWQRRHGCPKAPSGSAAAG
- a CDS encoding tRNA adenosine deaminase-associated protein, which translates into the protein MSYFAAAAARVEGAWTADEVNLRGVTDIEEVADRLRDVEPDADVSLLFVEADDTYLVILRLDEGEDLRVFGSDSAYAEESRLGALLVGDLKTSVTGLEDADEPRPAAGGDEETEQPAVDPEADPVGDADLLADLGIPAPKLLALCGHEGMMPADVTAEICQVLGCADEVEELREV
- a CDS encoding nucleoside deaminase; amino-acid sequence: MRRALEVAVTGPDSVPGDGADAVEDVPVGAVVYGPDGAELAIGRNERELTGDPTAHAEVLALRRAAERLGRWRLEGCTLVVSLEPCTMCAGAIALARISTVVFGAWEPKTGAVGSLWDVLRDRRLTHRPEVYGGVREAESAALLRAFFR
- a CDS encoding acyl-CoA thioesterase; translated protein: MSQTPVEFGHVEHVPVHFDDLDAMGILHNARYAVLLERALTPYWAERGVAFRGDVHAAPDVFHAVREFTIAYRAPVTGVGPVAVHFWLDHFGTSSARYAFEFRSVDGSVLHADGTRSIVRLDPATLRPTAWTEAARAVAATLLRPAPLPA
- a CDS encoding TetR/AcrR family transcriptional regulator, with translation MTPDGRVARGDRTRTAVLDTAVSMATEVGLDGLSLAQLADRLGVSKSGLFAHWRSKEALQLATVERAVTQWEERIVGPALRAPRGVRRLRALHEARIEFYAARVLPGGCFFANTDFEYNARPGPVRDRLAEAFARWTAFLERLVQEAVELGELPADLDVPQLAYEIDALGISAVMRSRLLDPDVTYQHARRGLLNRLRALCPDPALLPEGPS